A segment of the Candidatus Methanomethylophilaceae archaeon genome:
ATCGAACGCTCGGCCACCAAAGCGCTGGCATTGATGACCACTGCTGCCAGCCAAGGCCATGAGGAGGTCGCGTTACATGCCGCAGATATGTTCCTGGAAGGCTTGGGAAACCCTGCGTTCCGCGGGATTGGCATCTGCATGCTGGCGACTCTGGCTGAAAACGGATGCGAGAAAGCGCAGAAAAAAATCCGTTCGATGACACCATTCGATCTGAGCGAATGCGACGGCGAGGATCTGAGAAGGCTCGCATCGAAAGGTTCGTCATGGGCCGAAGCGATTGTTTCCATGATAGACGGGGAGGAACCGGACGAACATTTTTCATGAGAGCCAACGATTGGCGGAGCATGGGGAGGGCAGAAAAGTTCAGGGAGCTGTTCGGCATCGGTGGCCATCCGGCCGATCCCCTCATGATCCCGAGGCTGATGCAGTTCGGCGGCTTCGATCCCGAAGACGTGTATGCCGTCGAATCCGCCTGCGGCCTTTCCCCCCAAAAATTCGTTCTCTGCTATTCGTCCTCGGACCTCGCCGAAGCGTCCGTTGCCCTGAAGGAACTGTCGGAGGGGATCCAGAACATCGCGCCGATAGTTGCGGACATGAGGAAAGCGCGGGGCCTCGAGGCGATCCGCATGGAATCTGGGAAGGACAGGGCGTCCCTCCTGAAATTGATGATCGAGGAATCCGGCAAGGAATCCCTGACTGAGAACCGCATGATGGATGCCGGGTTCCCGCTGGCGGACTGCCTGATGGTCGGATACATGGAAAGATGCTGCCGCAAAGCCTTCCTCAGGATGGCCTGGGATCAGGATCCGTCGGCGGCGAGGAAAGCGGCCGAATCGATAGCGGATGCCACCGGGCTCGACATCAATGAATTGAGATCTTTCATGAGGGACCTCCGCGGAGATGAGCCTGAGGATACCGAAACGGAAGCCAAACCAGACCCAGGATTGAAATTCAAAAAGATACGCGTCTCTGAGGCGGCGATAACCGGGTATGAGGGATCAGAAAAATGCGTCATCATACCTGAAACCGTCTCGGTCGGCGGGAAAGATCTGCGCGTGACATCGATATCGGACAGCGCATTCGCGAGGAACAGAGAATTGGGAATGGTGAAGATGCCGGAAGGCACCGTGACCATCGGAAAATATGCGTTCTTCGGATGCGAATCCCTCTCTGATGTGGATTTTCCCCCGACCCTCCGCGCCATAGGTGACGGAGCCTTCAGCAGATGCGGTTCCCTGAGGGAAATAAAGCTCCCGAGCTCTCTGGAATCGATAGGGGCCCAAGCGTTCCTTGGGGCGCCCATAGAGAAAGCCTTCATCCCGGGGAGCGTAATGCTCATCGGCCCGCATGCTTTCGGGTCTGGCACCAAGCTCTCCGGGAAAAAGCTCCGATCAGATGCAGCACTTCCTGATCTCCAGCGCCTGCTTGGCACGCCCAGGCGAAATCTTCCTGTTCTCCGGATCCTTCAGATAGGCGATTACGTCGTCGATCACCATGATCTACCTCCTATCCGCGGATTCGCGCATGAGCGTGTATCTGACTTTGTTCCAATCGGTGAAGGACCTGAGGGCGTAAGCCGCTTCGTTGGTCTCCGCCTTAGCGGATGACGCAGCTATCCTCTCCGCGGACTGGGCGGAAGTCAGGCAATGGGCAAACGCCGCCGAATCGGTCGGTATCGCCATGGCAGAGAAGGATTCCCAGCACGTTTCGCGCCTGCATTCCTGAAGCGGATTCCCGCCTGCGTCCGAGATGTCCGAAAGGTATTCCTGGAAGACTCTGCCCGCGGACAGCGCGAAGCGGACGAGGGATTCGTCGGCCGATTGCCTGTCCCAGATCTCGTCCCAATCTATCTCGTAACCCCTGTCCCTGATGGTGGATATGACCTTAGAAACGGCGTACGCGCAGATCTGGGGCCTCAGCGAGCCTTTGAACCAATCCGACTTTCCGATCGCGTCGTATGTATCTCCGTACAGGATGGCCGCCGAGACTACGCGCTTGAAATAATCGGCGCCGAAAGACGACGGCTCCTCGGAGAACTCCTTCGCCACGGCCCTGGAGAAATAGCTGTAGCAGGTCTGCCCGCCTTTGGAGATGATGTCCGGGCGGAGATCGATGAGATACCTGTACTTGGCGAAGTCTATCTTGTCTATGCGCCTGGATTTGTCGTAAGTCCTCCTGAACTTTGCGCGGTCATCCTCGGTGCCCTTCGACGAATCCTGCTCATACTGGCCTCTGGTACGCTCGTAATACCATTTCGCCTCGGAATTGGGGATCGAGCAGGAGCGGGAAGCGTTCTCCATGGCGATCTGGAACTCGCTGCTGGAGCTGAGATCGGATTCCTTCACCGCGTTCTGGGTGTTAACGAAGATGGAGATATTTCTGACGATGTCGAAAGCGTCATCGGAAGACACGACGACGAGCTTCATCGGGACGTATATCTCGGATAGCTTGTCTTTGAATTTGGTTTTCAGCTCTTTGAAAAGGGATACCGTGGTCTGTCCGCCGTTGACTATCTGGAGGTTGGTGAACGAGGTTATTCCGCCGGGGCCGATCTCGACTTTCGAAGCCGTCAGCGCCACGCCGTTGTTGTACGCGAAGAACATCCCGGGATCCTCGCGGATGGTGTTGCGGATGCCTTTGTTCACCTTGGTCTTCACCGTGAGGAAAGACCTGACGTTGGATTCCAGAAGCCTGCTCCCATAGTCGCGGTAGATCAGGGCGAGGAAAAGCCCGGGGACAGAACCTATGTAGCTGTTGCACCCGTTGCTGGACCCGGCTTTGACGCATGGTATGGCGGAGAATCCGAAATCGGATACGTTGATTATGCGATCGTCATCCGGGCGGGAAGATCCCAAAGTCTCGCGGATGTATGCCATATCTATCAGGCGGAGAAGGACCGGCTTCCCTCCGAGATCCCTGTCTTTGATCTCCCTGAACCTTACGCTGCGAAGCCTGTCCGTGACCACGTAGATGAAAATACGGTCATACCTGTGGTATCCCATGCGGATGTGCTTGGCCAAACCGTGGCCTGCGCTGTCTGGGTCTGAAGCTGCCTCTATGGATCCGTCCGCGGATTCCTCGATGAAAGCCAAGCAACGCCTGGCATAATCGTTGAATTCGGTCTCTGTCATCCTGGGGGGGTCCGGCTCTCCGGAATAGTCGCAGGCGAAGATGCTTAAGGTGCAATCGCTCAGACCGCCTTCCCCGTCGGTATCGGCGTATCCATGGACTTCGATGGCCCTGTTGCGCTTTCCCGTGCCGCGATAGAAGCACGGTTCGGCCTCGGGGCACACATCGTATGCGGCCATCTCTTTGGTGGCCTCAGCCAAGAACCTCTCCGATGCCTTGGCCCCAGTAGCGTTCGCGTCCGCTTTTATGTCTTCAAGATACTGCCTGCGGAAAGATTCGATGTCGTCCATTGTAAAAACCTCAGCTATCCCAGATAATCCTCAGAAAATGCTCTGCCTCCTCCAAAACGGGCCCGCTTATCCTGGGGCCGCAAGCATCTTCCTCGGAGAAAATGCCGTCGGCCACCGACCAATCGAACCCTTTCACATCGAGAAGCGGTTTGACCTTGCCGTATGGCGCCGCCATTATGCCAGGATCCAATGCCACGGCGACAGCATCGAAATAGCATGGGCGGTTCCTGAGCTGCGAGACGGATTCGTCGCAAAGCTTGCGCATGATTATGACCTTATAGGATTCGCCGCTGCGCTCAGCCTTATACATGCTCGTAAGGCTGTCCCCCCAGATGCGTGTTGCCTTGTAACCGCTGAGATCCAAAGCCGTAACATATACGGTCTCTGCGGCGGCGAACCTGAAGCTCTCCGGAACTTTATCCTCGGCGCTGTCGACGCCTTCAGCCACCAGAATGCCGAAAGGATAGATAGAAGATGACATCTTAGACACCGCCGGATTGCCGTAGGGATCGGAAGCGACCAATACTCTGCTTCCGAAGGCGTGCTTGGCCCAATCAGGACAGCCGTATATGCGGCCGGATCTCACTTTGGTCGCCAAGAAGCCTGACATGAAACCGTCATCAGATACGCGCAGGTCCTCGGGGATGGATGCGCATCTGACGCACAGCCCCTTGTCGTCCACCGAAATCTCGGACGATGATGCCAAAGAATGCGATATGCCTGCTTTGTCAAGTACATCCGAATAATGCCGGACCACATCCCAATTGTCAGACTCGAACCTTATGATGCCGTCCTCAGCCGAAGCGAGAAGGCCGTCTGCCACGCTGTCGCCGGTGACCCCCTCGTATTTGGGGATCGCTTCGGCGCCGCCGAGAAGCTTGGATGCCATCGAATCGGCGATCCTCGTCGGAACGTCTACCGGCTGGTGCTGCATCCTGCGTATAGGCTCCGAAATCTTGCATGAAACCGTTCCAGAACCTTTCCCGACGATGTCGAACGGGCCTATCAGCTCATTTCCGCAGGACACGAATGCGCGGTCGGCCCCGTCAGCCGGGGATACGGCGAAACGGGACATCGCCGGAGCCACGCCTGTATAAAGGAAGGATGGCAACGCTTTCGAATCGATCGGAAGTATCACATACACCATCAGATGCCCCTCCTGCGAAGGCTGCACATGTAATCCAGCATGGATGCCACCTTGACGTTCCCCTCCTGCTCGAAGTATTCCTCGAAGGGGGCTATATCCTCGTCCGCGAAGCATTCCACCGAATCCTCTGCCACAAGTATGTCGCAATCGAATCCGCTCCTTTCGCGGATCTTCGATTCGTCTACTATAGGGCCGTACGTCATCTCGACGCATTTGAAAGCCACTTTTCCAGGCCCCAACGATACGACGCCGGTGCATTCGGCCATGACCAGATCCAATAGCCTGAGCATGACCTTCTCGCGCATGGCCATGCCGATCTCATAGGCATACCTTCTGCCGCCGGCATTGCGCTCGAAACACTCCGGAACAGAATTCTCTGCGTCGCTGTACCTTATGAGCTCGTCCATATCGGTCGTACGAGGTTTTCCTTGGCTGTCGCAATATGCGGCGCAAAGCCATTCCCAGTGGTCGGAATAGATGCCGCGGAGCCATTCCCCGTCCTCGGCGCTGACGCATGTGCGGAGCGATTCGGAAAATGATGCCAATTCCGGCGAATCAGTCAGGCGATATCTCCCGTCATCTCCGATAACGATGGAATAGCCTTCTTTCTTCATGGATCTCAGCGTCTCTCCCAGTTTGGGAACCACTGAGAAATAACGGCGTGTGGCGGGGCCTTCGGAGAGAGAATCGACAATGAAACGCTTTCTGGCGCCGATCCCCTCCGACATCGCTGCCCAAGCCTTCTGAACTTTGCCATGGCATGAATCGCATAAAATAAGCGGATCCGCACCCATACTGTTGTAGCAGCTTTCCTGCGAGACCAAAGCGCCGCAACGCTCACATTGCAAAGGAATCCGCGAATTCCGGCGTGCGGGCGATTTATCCATGATATTGTTTATCTCTACTGTTATATAATTGTTAAGAATGAAGGATGAGTCAATGGATATTCTTTAAGGCATAAATGCCTGAAACGCTGCATAAACATTCAAATGACAAAAGTAAAGGGTTCGGTTGCATTATACTAAATAAATAGTTATAATCCAATCTACGACACTAGCGCGTCAGAAGATCAAAAGGCACGGAAGAGAAAGGCATATCGAAACCCGGTGGAGCAGATGGCGAACGATAAAAACAGGCATCATGGTCCGACAAGTGAATCCAAGGCGGAATCGCTTTACAGAACCGGAAGAAGTTTTGAGATGGGCAAAGGCTCAGACCAATCGTACCAAGAAGCCGTCTCTTACTATAGGCAAGCCGCTGAG
Coding sequences within it:
- a CDS encoding leucine-rich repeat domain-containing protein, with translation MGRAEKFRELFGIGGHPADPLMIPRLMQFGGFDPEDVYAVESACGLSPQKFVLCYSSSDLAEASVALKELSEGIQNIAPIVADMRKARGLEAIRMESGKDRASLLKLMIEESGKESLTENRMMDAGFPLADCLMVGYMERCCRKAFLRMAWDQDPSAARKAAESIADATGLDINELRSFMRDLRGDEPEDTETEAKPDPGLKFKKIRVSEAAITGYEGSEKCVIIPETVSVGGKDLRVTSISDSAFARNRELGMVKMPEGTVTIGKYAFFGCESLSDVDFPPTLRAIGDGAFSRCGSLREIKLPSSLESIGAQAFLGAPIEKAFIPGSVMLIGPHAFGSGTKLSGKKLRSDAALPDLQRLLGTPRRNLPVLRILQIGDYVVDHHDLPPIRGFAHERVSDFVPIGEGPEGVSRFVGLRLSG
- a CDS encoding AIPR family protein translates to MDDIESFRRQYLEDIKADANATGAKASERFLAEATKEMAAYDVCPEAEPCFYRGTGKRNRAIEVHGYADTDGEGGLSDCTLSIFACDYSGEPDPPRMTETEFNDYARRCLAFIEESADGSIEAASDPDSAGHGLAKHIRMGYHRYDRIFIYVVTDRLRSVRFREIKDRDLGGKPVLLRLIDMAYIRETLGSSRPDDDRIINVSDFGFSAIPCVKAGSSNGCNSYIGSVPGLFLALIYRDYGSRLLESNVRSFLTVKTKVNKGIRNTIREDPGMFFAYNNGVALTASKVEIGPGGITSFTNLQIVNGGQTTVSLFKELKTKFKDKLSEIYVPMKLVVVSSDDAFDIVRNISIFVNTQNAVKESDLSSSSEFQIAMENASRSCSIPNSEAKWYYERTRGQYEQDSSKGTEDDRAKFRRTYDKSRRIDKIDFAKYRYLIDLRPDIISKGGQTCYSYFSRAVAKEFSEEPSSFGADYFKRVVSAAILYGDTYDAIGKSDWFKGSLRPQICAYAVSKVISTIRDRGYEIDWDEIWDRQSADESLVRFALSAGRVFQEYLSDISDAGGNPLQECRRETCWESFSAMAIPTDSAAFAHCLTSAQSAERIAASSAKAETNEAAYALRSFTDWNKVRYTLMRESADRR